From a single Schistosoma mansoni strain Puerto Rico chromosome 4, complete genome genomic region:
- a CDS encoding phosphoglycerate mutase, translating into MAPYRIVFIRHGESVYNEENRFCGWHDADLSGQGITEAKQAGQLLRQNHFTFDIAYTSVLKRAIKTLNFVLDELDLNWIPVTKTWRLNERMYGALQGLNKSETAAKHGEEQVKIWRRAYDIPPPPVDISDPRFPGNEPKYALLDSSCIPRTECLKDTVQRVLPFWFDTISASIKRREQVLIVAHGNSLRALIKYLDNTSDSDIVELNIPTGIPLVYELDANLKPTKHYYLADEATVAAAIARVANQGKKK; encoded by the exons ATGGCTCCTTACAGAATTGTGTTTATTCGCCATGGAGAGAGTGTTTACAATGAAGAAAATCGATTTTGTGGTTGGCATGATGCAGATCTTTCAGGACAAGGTATCACTGAGGCTAAACAAGCTGGCCAACTTCTACGCCAAAATCACTTCACCTTTGATATTGCCTATACAAGCGTTCTAAAAAGAGCCATCAAGACTTTAAACTTTGTCCTTGATGAACTTGATCTTAACTGGATACCTGTGACAAA AACATGGCGTCTAAATGAAAGAATGTACGGTGCTCTTCAAGGTCTGAATAAGTCTGAAACTGCTGCCAAACATGGAGAGGAACAAGTTAAAATATGGAGACGTGCTTATGATATACCTCCCCCTCCTGTTGACATTTCAGATCCTCGCTTCCCCGGTAATGAACCAAAGTATGCC TTACTTGACTCTTCCTGCATACCACGTACTGAGTGTTTAAAGGACACTGTTCAACGTGTACTGCCATTTTGGTTTGATACTATTTCTGCAAGTATAAAG AGACGCGAACAGGTTCTGATTGTCGCCCATGGAAACAGTTTAAGAGCGCTTATCAAGTACTTGGATAATACATCTGATTCAGATATTGTGGAACTCAATATACCCACTG GTATTCCACTAGTCTATGAACTGGATGCGAACTTGAAGCCAACCAAACACTATTATCTTGCCGATGAAGCGACAGTAGCAGCAGCAATAGCACGTGTGGCGAACCAGGGAAAAAAGAAATGA